A single region of the Pontimicrobium sp. SW4 genome encodes:
- a CDS encoding VOC family protein produces the protein MKLGAFSVSLTVKDIKRSKLFYEQLGFIKFGGDLEQNWLIMKNGTATIGIFQGMFDQNILTFNPGWDGNANKLKSFTDVRDIQKELKTKGFTMITEVDETTSGPASFVIVDPDGNPILVDQHV, from the coding sequence ATGAAATTAGGTGCATTTTCTGTGAGTTTAACTGTAAAAGATATAAAAAGGTCTAAGTTGTTTTACGAGCAACTTGGATTTATAAAATTTGGCGGAGATTTAGAACAAAACTGGCTCATTATGAAAAATGGAACTGCTACTATTGGTATATTTCAAGGTATGTTTGACCAAAATATTTTGACTTTTAATCCGGGATGGGATGGTAATGCCAATAAACTAAAATCGTTTACAGATGTTAGAGATATACAAAAAGAACTTAAAACCAAAGGCTTCACAATGATAACCGAAGTTGATGAAACGACTTCTGGGCCAGCAAGTTTTGTGATTGTAGACCCTGATGGTAACCCAATTTTGGTAGATCAGCATGTTTGA
- a CDS encoding cupin domain-containing protein, with protein MDRKQFIKTSGIGLGLTLLPGIIQSQTSNNSINFEGMEPKIIRDADGKVLNVIGDIQTHKLVGKNTGNQIVEWVDNVEPGVGIPPHIHTKEDEIFRVIKGQIEIMVDGKTTVLNEGDIAFAPKNISHSWKVVGTEKAKMITSAFPAGIEFMFKELSELPEGPPDFPKVAEICGRHGITFV; from the coding sequence ATGGATAGAAAACAATTTATAAAAACATCAGGAATTGGTTTAGGTTTAACACTACTTCCAGGAATAATTCAAAGTCAAACTTCAAACAACAGTATTAATTTTGAAGGCATGGAACCTAAAATTATAAGAGATGCTGATGGAAAAGTGCTCAATGTTATTGGTGACATTCAAACTCACAAACTTGTAGGTAAAAATACAGGAAACCAGATTGTAGAATGGGTAGATAATGTTGAACCAGGTGTTGGTATTCCACCACATATTCACACTAAAGAAGATGAGATTTTTAGAGTGATAAAAGGACAAATAGAAATTATGGTTGATGGAAAAACAACTGTTTTAAATGAAGGTGACATTGCTTTTGCACCTAAAAACATATCTCATTCATGGAAAGTGGTTGGAACTGAAAAGGCCAAAATGATTACAAGTGCATTTCCTGCTGGAATTGAATTTATGTTTAAAGAATTATCCGAACTTCCTGAAGGTCCACCAGACTTTCCAAAAGTCGCTGAGATTTGTGGCAGACATGGAATTACGTTTGTTTAA
- a CDS encoding helix-turn-helix domain-containing protein, which produces MSSNSIKISKISNKITSKNEDNYYSVCLLQSDIDAIKIDGVTYENVSNSIFFLLPRNYWKITKKDASSTSGYVLYLPKQILDNPLLSKLHINEVRLFANNEIAKINLAPGIEKRALDILEMIDELLGSHLKHKEDAIISLLNTFFVYCDGQCNIKSNISENNNKKNIVFKYKKLVNEWFYKYHDVEDYAKLLNLSSKYLNECVKETLDTNAKSLITEQRIMRARHELKFSDKTIKEIGYELGFSSPDYFSYFYKQHTGITPSKLRKS; this is translated from the coding sequence ATGAGTTCTAATTCCATTAAAATATCAAAAATAAGCAACAAGATTACTTCAAAAAATGAAGACAACTATTACTCGGTTTGTTTACTTCAATCTGATATTGATGCGATTAAAATTGATGGTGTTACTTATGAAAATGTGTCCAACTCCATTTTCTTTTTATTGCCAAGAAACTATTGGAAGATTACAAAAAAAGACGCTTCATCAACTTCAGGTTATGTGCTTTATCTTCCAAAACAAATTTTAGATAATCCGTTGTTAAGTAAACTTCATATTAATGAGGTAAGACTTTTTGCTAATAATGAAATTGCTAAAATAAATCTGGCTCCTGGTATTGAAAAAAGAGCTTTAGATATTCTTGAAATGATTGATGAATTATTAGGCTCTCATTTAAAACACAAGGAAGATGCAATTATCTCACTGTTAAACACATTCTTTGTGTATTGTGATGGACAATGCAATATCAAATCAAACATCAGTGAAAACAATAACAAAAAGAATATTGTATTTAAATACAAAAAACTGGTTAACGAATGGTTTTACAAATATCATGATGTGGAAGACTATGCAAAACTTCTTAATCTGTCTAGTAAATATTTAAACGAATGTGTTAAAGAAACACTTGACACAAATGCAAAAAGCCTGATTACCGAACAACGCATAATGCGAGCGCGTCACGAATTGAAATTTTCCGATAAAACTATTAAAGAAATTGGTTACGAATTAGGCTTTTCTTCGCCAGATTATTTTAGCTATTTCTACAAACAACATACAGGAATAACACCTTCAAAGCTCAGAAAAAGCTAG
- a CDS encoding N-acetylmuramoyl-L-alanine amidase — MTKIVPFIFFFFIGCHLAFSQTPQKKVIAIKGDGIYSLLRKNGLDPLKHFKEFIILNQKNLGKDNSLFIGKTYSLPEINTIIVDSTVTTQIDSIKLKNSKSKEIIPALEKEEFSIFGEEYASVVIEDKKLEGAIYYLISGHGGPDPGATEIYNKTLISEDEYAYDVTLRLARMLIASGAKVYIIIKDPNDGIRDKRILEVDYDEVSYSNKKIPLSQKLRLKQRTEAVNNLFFKQKSKYQRLIVTHVDSRSKSKNIDVFFYHHKNSKKGKQLAENIHNSFKQKYNEHQPNRVYSGTVSSRSSLYLVKNTLPPMVYIELGNIKSDKDQKRILNYENRQALAKWIYNGIINDFEHFK; from the coding sequence ATGACAAAAATAGTGCCTTTTATATTCTTCTTTTTTATTGGATGTCATTTAGCTTTTAGCCAAACTCCTCAAAAAAAAGTAATTGCAATAAAAGGAGATGGTATCTATTCTCTACTTCGTAAAAATGGATTAGACCCATTAAAACATTTCAAAGAATTCATTATACTTAACCAAAAGAATTTAGGAAAAGACAATAGTTTATTTATTGGTAAAACTTATAGCCTCCCAGAGATTAATACTATTATTGTTGATAGTACGGTAACAACGCAAATTGACAGTATTAAACTCAAAAACAGTAAATCAAAAGAGATAATTCCAGCTTTAGAAAAAGAAGAATTTTCAATTTTTGGCGAAGAATATGCTTCAGTAGTTATTGAAGACAAAAAGCTTGAAGGTGCTATATATTATTTAATCTCTGGACACGGTGGCCCAGACCCAGGAGCTACTGAAATCTATAATAAAACATTAATCTCTGAAGACGAATATGCCTACGATGTAACATTACGTTTAGCACGAATGCTAATAGCCAGTGGAGCTAAGGTGTATATAATTATTAAAGATCCTAATGATGGTATTAGAGATAAACGTATTTTGGAAGTAGACTATGACGAAGTAAGTTACTCAAATAAAAAAATCCCTTTAAGTCAAAAACTACGTTTAAAGCAAAGAACTGAAGCTGTAAACAACCTTTTTTTTAAGCAAAAATCAAAATATCAAAGATTAATAGTTACTCATGTAGATAGTAGAAGTAAGAGTAAAAATATAGATGTTTTTTTCTATCATCATAAAAACAGTAAAAAAGGCAAACAACTAGCCGAAAATATTCATAATTCGTTTAAACAAAAATACAACGAACACCAACCAAATAGAGTATACTCTGGAACCGTAAGCTCAAGAAGTAGTTTATACCTAGTAAAAAACACATTACCTCCTATGGTATACATTGAATTAGGAAATATTAAAAGTGATAAAGATCAAAAAAGAATTCTTAACTATGAAAACCGACAAGCTTTAGCTAAATGGATTTATAATGGAATAATAAATGACTTTGAGCATTTTAAATAA
- a CDS encoding Mur ligase family protein: MNVHFIAIGGAAMHNLAIALHNKGYNITGSDDIIHDPSKSRLEVKGLLPEAFGWFPEKITQNLDAIVLGMHAKADNPELLKAQELGLKIYSYPEFLYEQSKDKTRVVIGGSHGKTTITSMILHVMHYHDRDVDYMVGAQLEGFDVMVKLTEDNDFIVLEGDEYLSSPIDRRPKFHLYKPNIALLSGIAWDHINVFPTYDNYVEQFSIFVDSIVNGGSINYNEEDAEVKRVVEASENTIRKLPYHTPEYTVENGVTLLETPEGPLPIEVFGKHNLNNLAGAKWICQHMGIDEDDFYEAVSTFKGASKRLEKIAESNNSVAFKDFAHSPSKVEATTNAVKEQYQDRVVVACLELHTYSSLNAEFLKEYKGALDAADVAVVFYSPHAVEIKKLKEVTHEQIANAFERDDLIIYTNPDDFKQFLFSQNFDNKALLLMSSGNYGGLDFEEVKSLIT, encoded by the coding sequence ATGAACGTACATTTTATTGCTATTGGTGGTGCTGCAATGCACAATCTGGCCATAGCACTTCACAATAAAGGCTATAACATTACTGGAAGCGATGATATCATTCACGATCCTTCAAAATCTAGATTAGAAGTTAAAGGCTTATTGCCTGAAGCTTTTGGTTGGTTTCCGGAAAAAATCACTCAGAATTTAGATGCTATCGTTTTAGGAATGCATGCAAAGGCAGATAATCCTGAACTATTGAAAGCTCAAGAATTAGGTTTGAAAATTTATAGTTATCCTGAGTTTCTGTACGAGCAATCTAAAGACAAAACTCGTGTGGTTATTGGTGGAAGCCATGGCAAAACAACTATAACGTCTATGATTTTACATGTGATGCATTACCATGATAGAGATGTTGATTACATGGTTGGCGCACAATTGGAAGGTTTTGATGTGATGGTAAAACTCACTGAAGATAACGATTTTATTGTACTGGAAGGTGATGAGTATTTGAGTTCACCAATAGATAGACGTCCAAAATTTCATTTATACAAACCAAATATTGCCTTGTTAAGTGGTATTGCTTGGGATCATATTAACGTGTTCCCAACTTATGACAATTACGTAGAGCAGTTTAGCATTTTTGTAGACAGCATTGTTAATGGTGGAAGTATTAATTATAATGAAGAAGATGCTGAAGTGAAACGCGTTGTTGAAGCTTCTGAGAACACCATTAGAAAATTGCCTTACCACACACCAGAATACACAGTTGAGAATGGAGTCACCTTATTGGAAACCCCTGAAGGGCCTTTACCAATTGAAGTGTTTGGAAAGCACAACCTGAACAATTTGGCAGGAGCAAAGTGGATTTGCCAACACATGGGAATTGACGAAGACGATTTTTATGAAGCCGTTTCTACTTTTAAAGGTGCAAGTAAGCGCTTAGAAAAAATAGCTGAAAGTAATAATAGTGTTGCTTTTAAGGATTTTGCACATTCACCAAGTAAAGTTGAGGCAACCACTAATGCTGTAAAAGAACAATACCAAGATAGAGTAGTAGTAGCTTGTTTAGAATTACACACTTACTCAAGTTTAAATGCTGAATTTTTAAAAGAGTACAAAGGCGCTTTAGATGCAGCTGATGTAGCTGTGGTATTTTATTCGCCTCATGCTGTAGAAATTAAAAAATTAAAAGAAGTTACGCATGAGCAAATAGCCAATGCTTTTGAGCGTGATGATTTAATTATTTATACCAATCCAGACGATTTTAAACAATTCCTGTTCTCCCAAAATTTTGATAATAAAGCTTTACTCTTGATGAGTTCAGGCAATTATGGAGGATTGGATTTTGAGGAGGTAAAAAGTTTAATTACTTAG
- a CDS encoding tetratricopeptide repeat protein, producing MKKFLFLLLFPIFSFSQSIMIEVNQLFQQKQFVEAEKIASAYVKKNPSNLKAIELLGDAYGHQKKWDNAIEQYKKLVNAKNDNANYHYKFGGALGMKALEVNKFKALGIIGDVKEAFLTAAELDPKHIDTRWALVELYMQLPGIIGGSKSKSLKYADELEQLSKVDGYLAKGYIYEYDKEPELAETYYKKAIEIGGSLTCYDKLTNLYEAEKQPLKAISNIEEAYEKHNKNHLHYQIGKVSADYNIELDKGERCLKMYIENHSAKDGVPVEWAYYRLAQIQKHRANKQEALKWIDKALDIRSDFKQAKEEKEKILSL from the coding sequence ATGAAAAAGTTTTTGTTTTTACTATTGTTTCCAATATTTAGTTTCTCTCAATCAATCATGATTGAAGTTAATCAGCTATTCCAACAAAAACAATTTGTAGAAGCTGAAAAAATAGCTAGTGCTTATGTAAAGAAAAATCCGAGTAATTTAAAAGCTATAGAGCTTTTAGGAGATGCTTATGGACATCAAAAAAAATGGGACAACGCTATTGAACAATACAAAAAACTTGTCAATGCTAAAAATGATAATGCTAATTATCATTATAAATTTGGAGGTGCTTTGGGTATGAAAGCGCTTGAAGTAAATAAATTTAAAGCTTTAGGAATTATTGGTGACGTTAAAGAGGCTTTTTTAACAGCAGCAGAGCTTGACCCAAAACATATAGATACACGTTGGGCTTTGGTGGAGTTGTACATGCAGTTACCAGGAATTATTGGAGGAAGTAAAAGTAAGTCGCTTAAATATGCTGATGAGTTGGAACAATTATCAAAAGTTGATGGTTACTTGGCAAAAGGTTATATATATGAATATGATAAAGAACCAGAGCTTGCTGAAACTTATTACAAAAAAGCCATTGAGATTGGAGGTTCTTTAACCTGTTATGACAAGCTCACCAATTTGTATGAAGCTGAAAAACAACCTTTAAAAGCGATATCCAATATAGAAGAAGCCTATGAAAAACACAATAAAAATCACTTGCATTATCAAATAGGAAAAGTTAGTGCAGACTATAATATTGAGTTAGACAAAGGCGAACGTTGTTTGAAAATGTACATTGAAAATCATTCTGCAAAAGATGGAGTTCCAGTAGAATGGGCTTATTATAGATTGGCACAAATACAGAAACACAGAGCAAACAAACAAGAGGCTTTAAAGTGGATTGATAAAGCACTTGATATTCGTTCGGATTTTAAGCAAGCAAAAGAAGAGAAGGAGAAAATACTTTCGCTATAG
- a CDS encoding FMN-binding negative transcriptional regulator, translating to MSNYPPPHHQDHDINNMIKVIKAYPLATVISVKDNVPLVTHMPLIYRETDGKLIGHIDIYNPQTKLMRDDNDLTIIFSGPQCYISPSVYTSTQLPTWNYIKVHLKGTVKAIESKDALKNSLITMTEFLEQPDHKYILEADNPRMEGALDYIKMFEITITDWEGKFKLSQDKNKSDIEGAKQELIRANQVNIENFLNSVFN from the coding sequence ATGAGTAACTATCCACCACCACACCATCAAGATCATGATATAAACAACATGATTAAAGTTATTAAAGCTTATCCTTTAGCTACTGTCATCTCTGTAAAAGACAATGTTCCTTTGGTAACTCATATGCCATTAATTTATAGAGAAACTGACGGCAAATTAATTGGACATATTGATATTTATAATCCGCAAACCAAATTAATGCGTGATGATAATGACCTCACTATCATTTTTTCTGGACCACAATGTTATATATCACCAAGCGTTTATACATCAACACAATTACCAACTTGGAATTATATAAAAGTACATTTAAAAGGAACCGTTAAAGCAATTGAAAGTAAGGATGCTTTAAAAAATTCACTTATAACAATGACTGAGTTTTTAGAACAACCTGATCATAAATATATTTTGGAAGCAGACAATCCTAGAATGGAAGGTGCGTTAGATTATATAAAAATGTTTGAAATAACCATAACAGATTGGGAAGGTAAATTCAAATTGTCACAAGACAAAAATAAAAGTGATATTGAAGGTGCAAAACAAGAACTCATTAGAGCAAATCAAGTGAATATTGAAAACTTCTTAAATTCTGTTTTTAATTAA